Sequence from the Terriglobales bacterium genome:
GGGAACGGGCGCAATTAATCAACGGTAAGATTGAGTTTCTGCCGCTTCCTGCCTCGGGAACGCTGGTTCGACTCAGAGTGCCAAAGGAGAAGTCAAATTCGCATGGCGGATAAGATTTCCGTTCTGTTGGTGGATGACCACAGCCTCGTACGGCGCGGGTTCCGACGCATTCTCGATGATGAACCCGATATCTCGGTGGTTGGCGAAGCCGGCAATGGCGAAGAAGCCATCCGGCTAGCCCGTGAACTCCGACCCAGAGTCGTAGTGATGGATTGCGCTCTTCCGGGAGTGAATGGCCTGGTTGCGACCCGCCAGATTTTAGAAAAGTCGCCTAAGGTTTCCGTTCTCATGCTCAGCATGCATTCCGAAGATACCTGGGTGCGCCAGGCCCTGGATGCCGGTGCGCGCGGGTACATCCTCAAGAATGCGGTTGATCTGGAATTGCCGGTAGCGATACGCCGTGTGGCAGCGGGGGAAATCGTGCTTGATCCCCAGGTCGCCCGCCCCGACACGCTCAAGGGAGAACGGAACTGGGGGTTGACCGAGCGCGAGCTGGAAATTCTGCAGCTGATCGTCGATGGCAAGTCGAACAAGGATATTGCCGCGCATCTCGACCTCAGCGTGAACACCGTAGCGGTTCATCGCGCCAATATCATGGAAGCGCTGGGCATTCACAAGACGGCAGAGCTCGTGGTATATGCCATCCGCAACGGGCTGGTGAATATTCCTTGAGCCGCAGCCCCCTCCCCCCGGTGACCCGCAGATCTTTTCTCTATGCCCTCTCAGGCGGACTCGTGGGGTTCTCAGCCGGATCTGCTCTGCCCTCGCTTGCCTATCCCGAAGCGCCATCCAGTCCAGGTTTTCGCCTCGTCGATGTTACAGGTAACGCAGGCATCCAGTTTCACCACAACAGCGGCGCCTACGGCGGAAAGCTGTTGCCCGAGACGCTGGGCTCCGGTTGCGCCTTCCTCGACTATGATCGCGACGGCTGGCAGGACATCCTTCTGGTCAATGGCATGGATTGGCCCGGCCATAAACGGCAGCGATCCACGCTGCATCTCTACCGCAATAATCGCAACGGAACGTTTACTGACGTCACTCGCAGTGCCGGTCTTGATGTCGAGATGTATGGCATGGGAGTGGCGGTCGGGGACTACAACAACGATGGATTTCCTGACATCCTCATCACCTGCGTGGGACAGAATCATCTCTTCAAGAACACCGGCAAGGGCTCGTTTGTGGATGTGACGCACGCTAGCGGTCTCGGGGGCAGACAAAGCTTCAGCACCTCAGCCCTGTGGTTCGACTTCGACCGCGACGGCCTGCTCGATCTTTTTGTATGCAATTACGTGAAGTGGTCTCCTGAACACGACGTCTTCTGCAGTCTCGATGGAAAGCACAAATCCTACTGCACACCGGAGGCTTACCGCGGCGAAACCTGCTGGCTGTTTCATAATCGCGGCGACGGAACTTTCGAAGATGTGACTGCAACCAGCGGGATCTTCGACACCAGTTCCAAATCGCTGGGCGTAGCCATGCTCGACGACGACCGCGATGACTGGCCGGATCTGCTGGTCGCCAATGACACCCAGCCCAATAAGCTCTACCGCAATCAACACAATGGCACGTTCAAGGATATTGCAGTAGAAGCCGGGATTGCCTTCAGCGCGGAAGGAAAAGCGCGCGCCGGTATGGGCGTGGATGTCGCCGACTTCGATAATTCCGGCAGCCCGGGCGTAGCGATTACCAACTTCGACAACGAAATGATGGGACTGTACCGCGCCGTCAGTCGTGGCGGGTTTGAGGATGTGGCAGTGGAAGCCGGCGTAGGACGAGCCTCCAAGACCACACTCGGCTTTGGCTGCATGTTCATCGATGCCGGCCTGCGCGGCGCTCTCGACCTCATGGCGGTGAATGGACATATTGATGACACGGTTCGGAACATCCGCTATGGGGTCGGCTATGCGCAGCCGCCACACTTGTTCCTCAATGACGGGAAGGGTCACTTTCGCGACGTGGCCGCCGAAGTCGGGCCAGATTTTGCCAAGCCGAAAGTTGGACGAGGCCTGGCTTACGGCGATTTCGATCGCGATGGCGATTTGGACATTCTGGTTACAAGCAACAACGGCCCGGCATTTCTCTACCGCAATGATCAGCTTTCAGGGAATCGCAGCATCCGCCTTCACCTGGTCGGGACGAAGTCCAATCGCGACGCCATCGGTGCGAAAGTGCGGATTTTCTACGCTGGCTCGAGTCAGTCGCGACTGGTAAAGGGTGGATCGAGTTATTTGTCGCAATCGGAGTTGCCTCTGACGTTCGGCCTGGGCAAGCAGGACGTCATCGAGCGCGCAGTAATCGAATGGCCAAGCGGCCGCACCGAGGAATACAAGAACCTGGCTGCCGGGCGAAGCTACGAATGCGTCGAAGGCAAAGGGATCACGCCGCAGCAGGGGTTCTAGGCGGTACAACTCCCCCACCGCCCGCGATTCAGACTTGCAGTGCCTGTTTCATCAATCATAACTCTGCGCTGATTGTTTACCCAACCATCTGGCAAGGGTAAGATCGCAGGCAAGCGAAAGAATGCGGCGCGCCGAATGGATCCAGTTGGTCTTCGTCTCGATCCTGGCTCTCGTGGCCTGGATTCGTCCCCTCACGGCTGTGCGGCGCTGGCGGGTGGCCCTGTTGGCAGCCCTGGCCATCGTTCTGATTGTGCTGGCAAGAATTTCGGCTTCCTTCCTCCCGCCGCTTGCGTCTTCGGTGATTCGCGACTGGCTGCCGGCGCTGTTATTGCTCGTGCCTTATTGGCAGACTGGTCTTCTCTTTACCGCTCCAGATCCTGATCTGGAGAAAAAGCTTTCAATATTCGACCAGCGCGTGTTCGCGACGCTTCGCCTCGATCCCGCCAGGATAAGGCTAGGGCCACTGCTCTCTCTCTGGTTCGAACTGGCTTACGTGCTCGCTTATCCTTTGGTTCCGCTGGGCCTGGCGGCGCTCTACCTGACTCATCGGCGAGCGCAGGCGGATTGGTACTGGCAGGCGGTTCTGGTGGCGAGCTATATCTGCTACGCCATTACCCTCTTCGTGCCGGCGTTCCCTCCGCGCATGCTGAAAGAGCGCCGGAGTTCCGCATCTGAGCGTACTCGCATGCGAAAACTGAACGAGGGTATTCTCGCCCGCGCCGGGATTCAGGCCATCACCTTTCCCAGCGCTCATGTGGCATCGTCCACCGCAGCTGCGCTCTTTCTGCTGCGCCTCAATCTGCCACTAGGGCTCATTTTTCTGGCCATCGCGCTCAGCATTGCCGCAGCCACCGTGATAGGGGGATATCATTACGCAGCGGATGCCTTGCTGGCTCTGGTCATAGCGGTGCTGGGGTTTGTTTCCATCTTTGTGGTCCATTAGCGGCACGAGGCGCACAGCCGGCAACAGGAAAAATCGCGAAAGCCCACGCCTGCAGCTAAAATAAGTCGAGCCTCATGCGTGCCGGGAATGAATATCGCACCTACTAAGCGTAAGCTGCGAGCGCTGTCGTGGCATTTGCGGCAGGCGCACGTCGTGGCTAAGGCTCTGCATTCCCGCCGCCATCCCATTGTGGCGCACATTATTCCCACGCGCAGATGCAATCTCTCCTGCACTTATTGCAATGAGTTCGACGATTTTTCCAAGCCTGTGCCTGTCGAGCTCATGCTGCGGCGCGTGGACCGCCTCCACGAACTCGGCACCACCATCATCACCATCAGCGGCGGCGAACCGCTGCTCCATCCGCAATTGGACGACATCATCAGGCGCATCCGGCATCACCGCATGATCGCCACCCTGATCACCAATGGTTACCTGCTGACGCCGGAGCGCATACGTCAGCTGAACCGCGCCGATCTCGATCACCTGCAGATCAGCATCGACAACGTTCGGCCCGACGACGTTTCCAAGAAGAGCCTGAAGGTACTCGACAAGAAACTGCAGTGGCTGGCCGAGCATGCAGAGTTTCAGGTCAATATCAATTCGGTGGTTGGGTCTGCGATCGAAAATCCGGAAGACGCCACCGCCATCTCACGCCGCGCTCACGAACTTGGATTCGCAGTCACAATTGGAGTCGTTCATGATGGTGGCGGCGGACTTCATCCGCTGAATGATCGCCAGCACCGGGTTTATTCCGACCTGGTAAACATCGGCTCAAAATCGTTTTCCAGCTTTGCCTATTACAACCAGTTCCAGAAAAATCTGGTGCGCGGATTATCGAACGATTGGCATTGCCGGGCTGGCAGCCGCTACGTTTACGTCTGTGAGGATGGCCTCGTGCATTATTGCTCGCAGCAGCGCGGCTGTCCGGGAATTCCGCTCGAGCAATATGGCCCGCAGGATCTCGAGCGTGAGTATCACAGCGTGAAGTCGTGTGCTCCCTACTGCACGATTTCCTGCGTTCATCAAACGTCGATGATCGACCAGTTCCGCGAAAATCCCCGGGAAGCGCTGGCTCGTTTCTTTCCACCCCGGCCCGGCCGGAAAGAAGCCTTCAATTTGCCAATTCCCGTGCGCGCCATGACGTGGCTGTTCCTCCCCGGCGCTCCGGGAAGCCGACGCCAGTTGCTGACCCAAACCTTCACGCGCGCCGCGCTGCGCCTGCTCGGAGTGCGATAGTTTTTCAGCCGTAACCTTTCAGATCAGAAGCGAACTGCAGAATCGGCCTGGGTCTCGTCCTGCAGATTCCGTTGCTCCATCTCCCGCTCGCGCAGCCAGGTGAAGATCACAGGCGTGACGATGAGCACGTGCATCAGCGAACTCACCATCCCTCCCAAAACAGGAGTGGCCAGAGGCTTCATGACTTCTGCGCCGGTGCGGGTGGACCACATCAGCGGAAGCAGTCCGGCAACGACTGTCGCAACCGTCATCACCTTCGGCCGCAACCGCAGCAGTGCGCCCTCGATCACCGCATCGTGCAGACCCTGTTTGGTCAGGCCGCCTTCAGCAGCTACTTTACGCACCACTGCCTCTTCCAAATAGATGACCATCACCACACCGGTCTGGACCGCGGTTCCGAACAGCGCGATAAAGCCGACCCAGACCGCCACGGAGAAATTGAACCCCAGCAGCTTGAGTAGAAACACTCCGCCCGTGAGGGCGAAAGGCACCGCCAGCATCACGTGAGCGGCTTCCTTCCACGAGTGATAAGTTTGGTAGAGCAGCAGGCAGATAATCAGCAACACGATCGGAATTACGATCTCCAGTCGGCGCTTGGCGCGAATCTGGTTCTCATATTGCCCACTCCACTCGACGTAATAACCCAATGGCATCTTCACCTGCCTGGCCACCACCCGCTTGGCTTCGTCCACAAATCCGCCAACATCGCGCCCACGAACGTTCAACAGCACCGTCCCGCGTAGCAATCCGTTTTCGCTGCTGATCATGGAAGGGCCCATGTTGGTCCGAATCGTAGCTAGCTCACCCAGAGGTATCTGCGCGCCGTCTGGGGCAGTGACCAGCACATTCTTGAGATCTTCAATGTTCTCGCGAAAATCGCGAGCATAGCGAACCCGAACCGGAAAGCGTTGGCGGCCCTCGATAGTAGTAGTGAGATTACGTCCGCCCACCGCAGTCTCGATCACATCCTGGACGTCCTGAATGTTGATCCCGTAGCGGGCAGCAGCCGCGCGATCGATCTCGATCTCCAGGTAAGGCGTGCCAGTAATGCGCTCGGCATAGAGATCCACTGCGCCGGGAACGCTTCGCAAAACCCTTTCGATCTCCGCCGAAAGCCTCTCAATCGTCTTGATGTC
This genomic interval carries:
- a CDS encoding response regulator transcription factor, whose product is MADKISVLLVDDHSLVRRGFRRILDDEPDISVVGEAGNGEEAIRLARELRPRVVVMDCALPGVNGLVATRQILEKSPKVSVLMLSMHSEDTWVRQALDAGARGYILKNAVDLELPVAIRRVAAGEIVLDPQVARPDTLKGERNWGLTERELEILQLIVDGKSNKDIAAHLDLSVNTVAVHRANIMEALGIHKTAELVVYAIRNGLVNIP
- a CDS encoding CRTAC1 family protein; its protein translation is MTRRSFLYALSGGLVGFSAGSALPSLAYPEAPSSPGFRLVDVTGNAGIQFHHNSGAYGGKLLPETLGSGCAFLDYDRDGWQDILLVNGMDWPGHKRQRSTLHLYRNNRNGTFTDVTRSAGLDVEMYGMGVAVGDYNNDGFPDILITCVGQNHLFKNTGKGSFVDVTHASGLGGRQSFSTSALWFDFDRDGLLDLFVCNYVKWSPEHDVFCSLDGKHKSYCTPEAYRGETCWLFHNRGDGTFEDVTATSGIFDTSSKSLGVAMLDDDRDDWPDLLVANDTQPNKLYRNQHNGTFKDIAVEAGIAFSAEGKARAGMGVDVADFDNSGSPGVAITNFDNEMMGLYRAVSRGGFEDVAVEAGVGRASKTTLGFGCMFIDAGLRGALDLMAVNGHIDDTVRNIRYGVGYAQPPHLFLNDGKGHFRDVAAEVGPDFAKPKVGRGLAYGDFDRDGDLDILVTSNNGPAFLYRNDQLSGNRSIRLHLVGTKSNRDAIGAKVRIFYAGSSQSRLVKGGSSYLSQSELPLTFGLGKQDVIERAVIEWPSGRTEEYKNLAAGRSYECVEGKGITPQQGF
- a CDS encoding phosphatase PAP2 family protein, which codes for MRRAEWIQLVFVSILALVAWIRPLTAVRRWRVALLAALAIVLIVLARISASFLPPLASSVIRDWLPALLLLVPYWQTGLLFTAPDPDLEKKLSIFDQRVFATLRLDPARIRLGPLLSLWFELAYVLAYPLVPLGLAALYLTHRRAQADWYWQAVLVASYICYAITLFVPAFPPRMLKERRSSASERTRMRKLNEGILARAGIQAITFPSAHVASSTAAALFLLRLNLPLGLIFLAIALSIAAATVIGGYHYAADALLALVIAVLGFVSIFVVH
- a CDS encoding radical SAM protein — translated: MNIAPTKRKLRALSWHLRQAHVVAKALHSRRHPIVAHIIPTRRCNLSCTYCNEFDDFSKPVPVELMLRRVDRLHELGTTIITISGGEPLLHPQLDDIIRRIRHHRMIATLITNGYLLTPERIRQLNRADLDHLQISIDNVRPDDVSKKSLKVLDKKLQWLAEHAEFQVNINSVVGSAIENPEDATAISRRAHELGFAVTIGVVHDGGGGLHPLNDRQHRVYSDLVNIGSKSFSSFAYYNQFQKNLVRGLSNDWHCRAGSRYVYVCEDGLVHYCSQQRGCPGIPLEQYGPQDLEREYHSVKSCAPYCTISCVHQTSMIDQFRENPREALARFFPPRPGRKEAFNLPIPVRAMTWLFLPGAPGSRRQLLTQTFTRAALRLLGVR